One region of Triticum aestivum cultivar Chinese Spring chromosome 6B, IWGSC CS RefSeq v2.1, whole genome shotgun sequence genomic DNA includes:
- the LOC123135114 gene encoding protein DETOXIFICATION 35-like has product MAYTEPLLFTTPHNTHSPRALHRVAAFGPPTPASTPRKPGQDDDDEEPLAGSSSMVVSMRDDETDALVATVGGEGDEPDDDPLDAPPVRTAKAGLAVFSDESRRLWAIGAPIAFNILCLYGTNSTTQIFVGHIGNRELSAVAIGLSVVSNFSFGFLLGMGSALETLCGQAFGAGQVAMLGVYMQRSWIILTASALLLSPLYIFAGNILRLLGQEEAIAAAAGEFTLRIIPQMFALAINFPTQKFLQAQSKVAALAWIGFAALIAHVGLLALFVSLLGWGVAGAAAAYDISSWLTALAQVAYVVGWCRDGWTGLSRAAFNELWAFVKLSLASAVMLCLEIWYMMVLVVLTGHLDDAEIAVDSISICMNINGWEGMLFIGLSAAISVRVSNELGSGRPRATVHAVAVVLAQSLALGLAAMVLILATRDEFAGIFTGDRHLQKAVANIAGLLAVTMVLNSIQPVISGIAVGGGWQAAVAYINLGCYYAFGLPLGFIFGYLFRWGVRGIWAGMLCGTALQTGILMYMVFKTDWKAEATRALERVRLWGGQHAKLPTTDSEETS; this is encoded by the exons ATGGCATACACGGAGCCTCTCCTTTTCACCACGCCACACAACACCCACAGCCCGCGCGCCCTCCACCGTGTCGCCGCCTTCGGTCCCCCCACCCCCGCCTCCACGCCGAGGAAGCCCGGccaagacgacgacgacgaggaacccctTGCCGGCAGCAGCAGCATGGTAGTGTCGATGCGCGACGACGAGACCGACGCGCTCGTGGCCACCGTCGGCGGCGAAGGCGACGAGCCGGATGACGACCCGCTGGACGCGCCGCCGGTGCGGACGGCGAAGGCCGGGCTGGCGGTTTTCTCGGACGAGTCGCGCCGGCTCTGGGCCATCGGCGCGCCCATCGCCTTCAACATCCTCTGCCTCTACGGCACCAACTCCACCacccagatcttcgtcggccacaTCGGTAACCGCGAGCTCTCCGCCGTCGCCATCGGCCTCTCCGTCGTCTCCAACTTCTCCTTCGGCTTCCTC CTGGGCATGGGGAGCGCGCTGGAGACGCTGTGCGGGCAGGCGTTCGGGGCGGGGCAGGTGGCCATGCTGGGCGTGTACATGCAGCGCTCGTGGATCATCCTCACCGCCTCGGCGCTCCTCCTCTCGCCGCTCTACATCTTCGCCGGGAACATCCTGCGGCTGCTCGGCCAGGAGGAGGCCATCGCGGCCGCAGCCGGCGAGTTCACGCTGCGCATCATCCCGCAGATGTTCGCGCTGGCCATCAACTTCCCGACCCAGAAGTTCCTGCAGGCGCAGAGCAAGGTGGCTGCGCTGGCGTGGATCGGCTTCGCCGCCCTGATCGCCCACGTCGGCCTGCTGGCCCTCTTCGTGTCCCTGCTCGGCTGGGGCGTCGCCGGCGCCGCGGCGGCCTACGACATCTCCTCCTGGCTGACCGCGCTCGCGCAGGTGGCGTACGTGGTCGGGTGGTGCCGGGACGGGTGGACGGGCCTGTCCCGCGCGGCGTTCAACGAGCTGTGGGCCTTCGTGAAGCTCTCCCTCGCCTCCGCCGTGATGCTCTGCCTGGAGATCTGGTACATGATGGTGCTGGTGGTGCTGACGGGCCACCTCGACGACGCGGAGATCGCCGTGGACTCCATCTCCATCTGCATGAACATCAACGGGTGGGAGGGGATGCTGTTCATCGGCCTGAGCGCGGCCATCAGCGTGCGCGTGTCCAACGAGCTGGGCTCCGGCCGGCCGCGCGCCACGGTGCACGCCGTGGCGGTGGTGCTGGCGCAGTCGCTGGCGCTGGGGCTGGCGGCCATGGTGCTGATCCTGGCGACCCGGGACGAGTTCGCCGGCATCTTCACGGGCGACCGGCACCTGCAGAAGGCCGTGGCCAACATCGCCGGCCTGCTCGCGGTCACCATGGTGCTCAACAGCATCCAGCCCGTCATCTCCGGCATCGCCGTCGGCGGCGGCTGGCAGGCCGCCGTCGCCTACATCAACCTCGGCTGCTACTACGCCTTCGGCCTCCCCCTCGGCTTCATCTTCGGCTACCTCTTCCGATGGGGCGTCAGG GGGATTTGGGCGGGGATGCTGTGCGGGACGGCGTTGCAGACGGGGATCCTCATGTACATGGTCTTCAAGACCGACTGGAAAGCAGAG GCAACGAGGGCGCTGGAGAGGGTGAGATTGTGGGGAGGGCAGCACGCGAAGCTTCCCACCACAGACAGCGAAGAGACTAGCTAG
- the LOC123139921 gene encoding rRNA 2'-O-methyltransferase fibrillarin 1: protein MRAPMRGGGGRGGGRGFGDSGGRGGRGRGFGGRSDGGGRSGGRGFGGRSAGRGRGGGRGGGRGGPGMKGGAKVVVVPHKHDGVFIAKAKEDALCTKNMVAGESVYGEKRVSVQNEDASKVEYRVWNPFRSKLAAAVLGGVDNIWIAPGTRVLYLGAASGTTVSHVSDIVGPNGLVYAVEFSHRSGRDLVNMAKKRTNVIPIIEDARHPAKYRMLVGMVDVIFSDVAQPDQARILALNASYFLKNGGHFVISIKANCIDSTQAAEAVFASEVEKLKADQFKPSEQVTLEPFERDHACVVGGYRMPKKQK, encoded by the exons ATGAGGGCACccatgagaggaggaggaggccgcggcggcggcaggggcttCGGCGACAGCGGCGGCCGCGGGGGCCGTGGCCGCGGCTTCGGCGGGaggagcgacggcggcggccgcaGCGGCGGTAGGGGCTTCGGCGGCCGGAGCGCTGgcaggggccgcggcggcggccggggaggCGGCAGGGGTGGCCCCGGCATGAAGGGCGGGGCCAAGGTGGTCGTGGTGCCGCACAAGCACGACGGCGTCTtcatcgccaaggccaaggaggacGCGCTCTGCACCAAGAACATGGTCGCCGGCGAGTCCGTCTACGGCGAGAAGAGGGTCTCCGTCCAG AACGAGGACGCATCCAAGGTTGAGTACCGGGTGTGGAACCCCTTCAGATCCAAGCTGGCCGCTGCCGTGCTCGGTGGTGTGGACAACATCTGGATT GCTCCTGGAACACGCGTGCTGTACCTCGGAGCCGCCTCTGGAACAACCGTGTCTCATGTGTCCGACATCGTTGGACCG AATGGGTTGGTGTATGCCGTTGAGTTCTCTCACCGGAGTGGTAGGGATCTTGTCAACATGGCCAAGAAGAGGACCAATGTTATCCCCATCATTGAGGATGCTAGGCACCCGGCAAAGTACCGGATGCTGGTCGGCATGGTTGATGTTATCTTTTCAGATGTTGCACAGCCTGACCAG GCTAGAATCTTAGCCCTTAATGCATCATACTTCTTGAAGAATGGCGGCCACTTTGTCATTTCGATCAAG GCCAACTGTATCGACTCGACCCAGGCTGCCGAGGCGGTGTTTGCGAGCGAAGTGGAGAAGCTGAAGGCCGACCAGTTCAAGCCCTCGGAGCAGGTGACCCTGGAGCCCTTTGAGCGCGACCACGCCTGCGTTGTCGGTGGTTACAGGATGCCCAAGAAGCAAAAGTGA